AAAGATTTAGAAAAAAAAATCAGGCAATCTAATAAAGAAGAAAAAATCGCTATTTTTGAATCTAAAGGGTTAAACGCTAAATTTTCGTTTGAAAATTTTGTTGTTGGTCCAAACTCCGAGTTTGCCGCCGCAGCAGCAAAAGCTGTTGCAGAGTCTCCTGCAAAAGCTTACAATCCCCTTTTTCTTTACGGGAAAGTCGGTTTGGGTAAGACCCATCTGATGCAAGCTATTGGCAATTATATCTTAGCAAAAAACAAAAAGGTCCTTGTACAATATGTGACAACTGAACAATTCACTAACGATTTTATTGAAGCTGTGCAAAAGGGCAGTCTCATTCAATTCAGGAAAAAATACCGGCAAATAGACGTTCTTCTTATTGATGACATTCAATTCTTAGCAGGAAAAGAACGTTCTCAAGAAGAGTTTTTCCATACATTCAATTGTCTTTTTGATGGAAGCAAACAGATTGTTTTAAGTGGGGATGAAGCCCCAAGTGCACTCCAAAATCTAGAAAAAAGATTAATCTCCCGATTTGAATGGGGTCTTATTGCAGAGATTCTGCCTCCTGGAATAGAAGTTAGGTTGGCTATTTTAAAAAACAAATTAAAAAATTATCCGATTTCTCTTGATGAAAAAATCCTCGAATACATTGCTGAAAAAGTAAAAACAAATGTAAGACAGTTAGAAGGAGCACTGAACAGGCTTTGTGCTTATGTCTCAATTCGACAGGACAAGACAATAACCCTGGAAGAAACGCAAACTCTATTAAAAGATCTCGTTTCTCTGCAACCCTCAAAGACAATAACCATTGAAATGATTCAAAAAATGGTCTGTGAAGCCTATGATATTCGTTTTTCAGACATGGTTTCAAAAAGAAGGATATCGGCTATAGCTTTTCCTAGAATGGTTGCCATGTTTCTGGCAAGGAAGTTAACAAATTTTTCGTTATCACAGATAGGTGAAAGTTTTGGAGGAAGAGATCATGGTACAGTCCTTCATGCTCAACGGACAATATTCGAAAAAATGTCCAAAGATCCTGATTTAGCTCAGTTGATAAATAAAATTACCGAAAAGTTAACTTCTTCTCAATAAGTGGTGAAAAAAATGGAAAAAAGAGAGAAATATATATTTTATTTTGCTAAAACAATAAAATTATTAACGATAGTTTCTAATTATTAAAAACTGGAGTGAAAAGAATATCTTCTTCCTTACAAAGAAGTTAAAAAGTTTTTCTCCAACTTATTCCATATGAATTTTACTGTTATGAAATAAGAAGCTTTATTATAAGATAAACATTATGAGATATTCAGTGGAAAGGAAACAGTTTATTGATTATCTAACTCTTATCCAAAGCATTATAAACCCAAGGTCTACTTTACCTATCCTTAGTCATGTACACTTAACAGCCCAAGTTCCTGACCAACTCGTGCTCTTTGCTACCGATCTTCAAACCACATTAAAAATTATTCTTCCTGCGACTGTGGAAGAAGGAGGAACAACAACTTTACCAGCTCGAAGGCTTTTAACTATTATTAGAGAACTTGATTCTGACCACTTATTGTTAAAAACAGATAGTCGTCACCAAACAACTCTTTCTTCAGGGAAGGCTTTTTTTCAGTTAAACGGTTTACCCGACGATGATTATCCCAAGTTTACAACAGAAAACGGGATAGAAGGCCTAACCCTATCTCAAGGAAAAGTTCGCAAAATGCTAAGAATGGTTCAATATGCTATGGCCGATGAGAGTAGACCTGCTTTGAATGGAGCTTGGTTTTCTATAAAATCTGGACGCTTCGAAGTTGCTGTTACAGATGGTAAAAGACTGGCCTATATTTTTGAAGAAATTGATAATGAAGGGATTGAAGCAGAAGGCATTGTTCCTGCAAAAGCTGTATTGGAAATTTCAAGAATCCTTGAGGGATCTGACAAAACCTTGAAGTTGTTTTTAGACTCGAATAAAATATTTCTGCAGTTTGAAAATATTCTATTCTTTTCTAAACTTACTGAAGGAAAGTATCCAAATTTCAAACAGGTCATTCCCAAAACGACTACTCAAAAAGCGGTTATAGATCGTAATAGTTTTATCCATGCGATACGCAGGGTATCATCCATTGCCATAAGTGGTTCGAGCGCACCGCCTATCTTTTTAGACTTTTTAAAAACTCAAGAGTTGGTTCTTTCCTGTCAGGCTTCAGAGATTGGAAAGGCTCAAGAAACTCTTTCACTCAAGGCAT
The DNA window shown above is from Methylacidiphilum caldifontis and carries:
- the dnaA gene encoding chromosomal replication initiator protein DnaA, which gives rise to MNKLTTELNLVWNSICLELQKVISKEAIEKWFIPIELVDIENDHLLLKAPDAIYQYWIEENYLNQLIGASCRILGKNLKIVFYTESNGGEENKDLEKKIRQSNKEEKIAIFESKGLNAKFSFENFVVGPNSEFAAAAAKAVAESPAKAYNPLFLYGKVGLGKTHLMQAIGNYILAKNKKVLVQYVTTEQFTNDFIEAVQKGSLIQFRKKYRQIDVLLIDDIQFLAGKERSQEEFFHTFNCLFDGSKQIVLSGDEAPSALQNLEKRLISRFEWGLIAEILPPGIEVRLAILKNKLKNYPISLDEKILEYIAEKVKTNVRQLEGALNRLCAYVSIRQDKTITLEETQTLLKDLVSLQPSKTITIEMIQKMVCEAYDIRFSDMVSKRRISAIAFPRMVAMFLARKLTNFSLSQIGESFGGRDHGTVLHAQRTIFEKMSKDPDLAQLINKITEKLTSSQ
- the dnaN gene encoding DNA polymerase III subunit beta, with product MRYSVERKQFIDYLTLIQSIINPRSTLPILSHVHLTAQVPDQLVLFATDLQTTLKIILPATVEEGGTTTLPARRLLTIIRELDSDHLLLKTDSRHQTTLSSGKAFFQLNGLPDDDYPKFTTENGIEGLTLSQGKVRKMLRMVQYAMADESRPALNGAWFSIKSGRFEVAVTDGKRLAYIFEEIDNEGIEAEGIVPAKAVLEISRILEGSDKTLKLFLDSNKIFLQFENILFFSKLTEGKYPNFKQVIPKTTTQKAVIDRNSFIHAIRRVSSIAISGSSAPPIFLDFLKTQELVLSCQASEIGKAQETLSLKAFEGEPFSIPFNPLYLIEPLREMEKEDVTLQFVNPTTKGNPCLITEGTNFVYVLMPIKNQ